From one Phocoena sinus isolate mPhoSin1 chromosome 6, mPhoSin1.pri, whole genome shotgun sequence genomic stretch:
- the FRRS1L gene encoding DOMON domain-containing protein FRRS1L isoform X2: protein MARPRRQRPRAWSPLLLLLLAGPVACAASPADDGAGAGGRGPRGRARGDSGSDEAVPRHDSSYGTFAGEFYDLRYLSEEGYPFPTAPPVDPFAKIKVDDCGKTKGCFRYGKPGCNAETCDYFLSYRMIGADVEFELSADTDGWVAVGFSSDKKMGGDDVMACVHDDNGRVRVQHFYNVGQWAKEIQRNPARDEEGVFENNRVTCRFKRPVNVPRDETIVDLHLSWYYLFAWGPAIQAQESYLE from the exons ATGGCGCGGCCGCGCCGGCAGCGCCCGAGGGCCTGGTCGCCGCTGCTCTTGCTGCTGCTGGCCGGGCCCGTCGCCTGTGCCGCCAGCCCCGCGGACGACGGCGCGGGCGCCGGGGGCCGGGGGCCCCGGGGCCGCGCGCGAGGGGACTCGGGTTCCGACGAGGCGGTGCCGCGCCACGACTCCTCCTACGGCACCTTCGCGGGGGAGTTCTACGACCTACGCTACCTGTCCGAGGAGG GTTACCCTTTCCCTACTGCTCCTCCTGTGGATCCATTTGCCAAAATCAAAGTGGATGACTGTGGAAAAACTAAGGGATGCTTTAG ATATGGCAAACCGGGCTGTAATGCAGAGACCTGTGACTACTTCCTTAGCTACCGGATGATAGGGGCTGATGTGGAATTTGAGCTGAGTGCAGACACAGATGGTTGGGTAGCTGTTGGATTCTCTTCAGACAAGAAAATG GGTGGTGATGATGTCATGGCCTGCGTCCACGATGACAACGGCAGGGTGCGCGTACAGCACTTCTATAACGTAGGCCAGTGGGCAAAGGAGATTCAGAGAAATCCTGCCAGAGATGAGGAAGGAGTTTTTGAGAATAATCGGGTCACCTGCAGATTTAAACGGCCTGTGAATGTTCCCAGAGATGAAACAATTGTTGATCTGCATTTAAGTTGGTATTATCTGTTTGCTTGGGGTCCAGCCATTCAGG
- the FRRS1L gene encoding DOMON domain-containing protein FRRS1L isoform X1, with translation MARPRRQRPRAWSPLLLLLLAGPVACAASPADDGAGAGGRGPRGRARGDSGSDEAVPRHDSSYGTFAGEFYDLRYLSEEGYPFPTAPPVDPFAKIKVDDCGKTKGCFRYGKPGCNAETCDYFLSYRMIGADVEFELSADTDGWVAVGFSSDKKMGGDDVMACVHDDNGRVRVQHFYNVGQWAKEIQRNPARDEEGVFENNRVTCRFKRPVNVPRDETIVDLHLSWYYLFAWGPAIQGSITRHDIDSPPTSERVVSIYKYEDIFMPSAAYQTFSSPFCLLLIVALTFYLLMGTP, from the exons ATGGCGCGGCCGCGCCGGCAGCGCCCGAGGGCCTGGTCGCCGCTGCTCTTGCTGCTGCTGGCCGGGCCCGTCGCCTGTGCCGCCAGCCCCGCGGACGACGGCGCGGGCGCCGGGGGCCGGGGGCCCCGGGGCCGCGCGCGAGGGGACTCGGGTTCCGACGAGGCGGTGCCGCGCCACGACTCCTCCTACGGCACCTTCGCGGGGGAGTTCTACGACCTACGCTACCTGTCCGAGGAGG GTTACCCTTTCCCTACTGCTCCTCCTGTGGATCCATTTGCCAAAATCAAAGTGGATGACTGTGGAAAAACTAAGGGATGCTTTAG ATATGGCAAACCGGGCTGTAATGCAGAGACCTGTGACTACTTCCTTAGCTACCGGATGATAGGGGCTGATGTGGAATTTGAGCTGAGTGCAGACACAGATGGTTGGGTAGCTGTTGGATTCTCTTCAGACAAGAAAATG GGTGGTGATGATGTCATGGCCTGCGTCCACGATGACAACGGCAGGGTGCGCGTACAGCACTTCTATAACGTAGGCCAGTGGGCAAAGGAGATTCAGAGAAATCCTGCCAGAGATGAGGAAGGAGTTTTTGAGAATAATCGGGTCACCTGCAGATTTAAACGGCCTGTGAATGTTCCCAGAGATGAAACAATTGTTGATCTGCATTTAAGTTGGTATTATCTGTTTGCTTGGGGTCCAGCCATTCAGG gCTCCATCACCCGACACGATATAGACTCACCACCGACTTCAGAGCGTGTTGTCAGTATTTACAAGTATGAGGACATTTTTATGCCATCAGCTGCCTATCAGACCTTCTCCTCTCCATTCTGTCTGCTTCTCATTGTTGCCTTGACCTTCTACTTATTGATGGGAACCCCTTAA